One region of Corvus moneduloides isolate bCorMon1 chromosome 1, bCorMon1.pri, whole genome shotgun sequence genomic DNA includes:
- the NUP153 gene encoding nuclear pore complex protein Nup153 isoform X3 produces the protein MASGGSGGGGGGKIRTRRHHLGAAKPPYARGKQQLGLISRVTESVKNIVPGWLQKYFNKREDKCVDTNESANEEENPVNYHHDYANEDALVIDGRITPESARINLEEPSTSRSALNFSDVLTRPSLHRSHLNCTVLDSTVPHCQPSTSSSLGIGSPGLSLVKEIKDSTSQHDDDNISTTSGFSSRASDKDITVSKNTSAPLLWSPEAERSHSVSQHPASSSKKPAFNLSAFGSPSPSLGNTSVFKTRQLGDSPFYPGKTSYGGAAAAARQTKVQISAYQPPIKRQMKAKQANVQSYGVTSSTARRILQTLEKMSSPLADAKRIPSSVSSPLSSPVDRSVLNVTSFQSRQNQMDSQHPPVQKLVTPKPISLTGSQITYFKPSLKSATSSRKIHQRADTDHQDMIEESFPAEQPVKSSESNLSYPKPNIPASNGLSSGGRMDSACGKMRKERERYCASRPGQKQQLMEQELPEVPLPISSASLPTFNFSFPATSAVSSSPSTVSKAVVNKVQPASNVGSPTFVFSSPIVKSTEVEVLPPLSQIKFTFSVPVVKSSELSGSTDTPVTSILSPGSATVNSTSNKKEEEEEYDGFCKPAKFLKQGSVLDILKSPGFMSGKLPSCSSAQPVTSTVVYTRPAISSFSAGKDTSKQASSFWQSDTHDPCLQNKTTDGKCVTCEAAKVSTVESTKQTISVSPCVSSKTTVPTAATLGFEDKFKPAPNTWDCDTCLVQNKPEATKCVACETPKPGTGVMPALTMPVVMDNAVTVTSTSSSTATTVTLGFGDKFKQPKGSWNCSVCLEQNTAEYSKCVACESEKPGSSVPVTSSSVSAFSASSGGFLDLDKFKKPEGSWECEVCLVQNEAEATKCVACENVKPGTKAELKGFGTAAVSTNAAMPSFTFGLPSSSSESSQTLGSTGSFKFGEQSSFKFGIASESASSNTVTGGFKFPTGSGNFKFGVSSSDSKSEDSKKESKSNIFTFGLPSTSSQAPSTFQFGTTSLGQQEKKEEPPVLGGFGFAATSTSSIATNENKTGVSGFTFGTMAEKDVASPALPFKKSDEKKDETVSTKGSFSFGSVESAPASQFVLGRAEEKQDSVTSAGPLAFGKKADNEELKAQPIFSSGTAEHTKEESTAKPVFNFSFGKPSEKESEQAKAPFAFGAQTSTCDQGASFSFLNSSSSSTAAPTTSANSSSMFGSTLSSSNPQPVPAPFVFGQPSNTVTSSVFGNPAESATSQSFGFSQENKPATTSSSTGSTLTPFLFGSGESSTNAANSGFTFGATTTSSSTGSSSSFLFGSGPPAPAAGPAFGAGQPPAFGPSPGSSQPSAPSFGSLSTTLFSAGSHPAPSAFGSVTSSTQPSVFGQQATQQPAFGSGTPSAGSVFHFGSTTTNFNFPNNPGVFTFGANPPAPAAPAPPSGTPGFSFNQPAAFTVGTNGKNVFSASGSSVPGRRIKTAVRRRK, from the exons ctggGGCTCATTAGCAGAGTGACCGAATCAGTGAAAAACATCGTGCCGGGATGGTTGCAGAAGTATTTCAATAAAAGGGAAGATAAATGTGTAGATACGAATGAATCGGCAAACGAGGAAGAGAATCCAGTAAATTATCACCATGATTATGCAAATGAAGATGCCTTGGTAATTGATGGGAGAATCACGCCTGAATCAGCAAGAATTAATTTAGAAG AACCATCCACAAGCAGGTCTGCACTGAACTTCTCAGATGTGTTAACAAGGCCCTCTCTTCACCGGAGCCATTTGAACTGCACTGTGTTGGATTCCACAGTCCCACACTGTCAGCCCTCCACATCATCTTCACTTGGCATCGGCAGTCCTGGGCTGTCCCTcgtaaaggaaataaaagattcTACCTCTCAGCATGATGACGATAACATCTCAACAACCAGTGGCTTCTCCTCTAGAGCATCTGATAAAG ATATCACAGtttcaaaaaatacttcagCACCACTGCTCTGGTCCCCAGAGGCTGAAAGATCTCATTCCGTCTCACAGCATCCTGCATCTAGCTCTAAAAAACCTGCATTCAATTTATCTGCTTTTGGATCTCCCTCTCCT TCACTTGGAAACACTTCTGTCTTTAAGACAAGACAGCTTGGGGATTCTCCGTTTTACCCTGGAAAGACTTCTTATGgtggtgcagctgcagcagcaaggcagacaAAAGTGCAGATTTCTGCTTACCAG CCACCGATAAAAAGACAGATGAAAGCTAAACAAGCAAATGTGCAATCCTATGGTGTGACAAGTTCCACAGCGCGGCGCATCTTGCAGACATTGGAGAAGATGTCAAGCCCTTTGGCG GATGCTAAAAGGATTCCATCTTCTGTTTCTAGTCCACTGTCTTCT CCTGTGGACAGGAGTGTGCTGAATGTGACTAGCTTCCAATCCAGACAAAACCAG ATGGATTCTCAACATCCACCTGTCCAGAAACTTGTGACACCAAAGCCAATCTCCCTGACAGGGAGTCAAATCACATATTTTAAACCATCTCTGAAATCAGCTACTAGTTCCAGAAAAATTCACCAAAGGGCAGATACAGACCATCAA GACATGATAGAGGAGAGTTTTCCTGCAGAACAGCCTGTAAAATCATCTGAAAG CAATTTGAGCTACCCCAAACCCAATATTCCTGCATCCAACGGTTTGTCTTCAGGAGGAAGAATGGATAGTGCCTGTGGCaagatgagaaaggaaagagagcgATACTGTGCATCAAGACCTGGACAAAAACAACAACTG ATGGAGCAAGAACTACCTGAAGTACCGCTGCCCATCAGTAGTGCATCGCTGCCAACGTTCAACTTCAGTTTCCCTGCCACTAGTGCTGTCTCCTCATCACCCAGCACTGTTTCAAAAGCAGTGGTGAACAAG GTACAACCAGCAAGTAATGTTGGGAGTCCTACGTTTGTATTTTCATCTCCAATTGTGAAATCTACTGAGGTGGAAGTGCTACCTCCATTGTCT CAGATTAAGTTTACATTCAGTGTTCCTGTCGTTAAGTCATCAGAGCTTTCTGGATCCACTGATACACCAGTGACATCCATTCTTAGTCCAG gtaGTGCCACTGTAAACAGCACCAGCAataagaaggaagaggaagaagaatatGATGGGTTCTGCAAACCTGCTAAGTTCTTAAAGCAAGGAAGTGTGTTAGACATTCTAAAAAGCCCTG GCTTTATGTCTGGGAAATTGCCCTCCTGTTCATCTGCACAGCCTGTTACAAGCACAGTGGTCTATACGAGGCCTGCAATAAGTAGTTTTTCTGCAGGTAAAGACACCTCTAAACAAGCATCCTCGTTTTGGCAGTCTGACACACACGACCCATGCCTGCAGAACAAAACCACCGATGGCAAATGTGTAACGTGTGAAGCTGCTAAAGTTTCCACTGTTGAGAGTACAAAGCAGACGATAAGTGTGAGTCCGTGTGTCTCCTCCAAGACAACAGTCCCTACAGCAGCGACACTGGGCTTTGAAGACAAATTTAAACCGGCACCCAACACGTGGGATTGTGATACCTGTCTGGTCCAGAACAAACCTGAAGCTACAAAATGTGTAGCATGTGAGACACCAAAGCCTGGAACAGGAGTGATGCCTGCTCTGACAATGCCAGTGGTCATGGACAACGCAGTGACAGTGACatccacctccagcagcactgccacaaCAGTCACTCTGGGGTTTGGAGACAAATTTAAACAGCCGAAAGGCTCTTGGAACTGTTCAGTGTGCCTTGAACAAAACACGGCAGAATACAGCAAATGTGTAGCTTGTGAGTCTGAGAAACCAG GGAGTTCAGTGCCTGTGACCAGTAGCAgtgtttctgcattttctgcttcttctggaGGTTTTCTGGATTTAGACAAATTCAAGAAGCCTGAAGGAAGTTGGGAATGTGAGGTCTGCTTGGTCCAAAATGAAGCAGAAGCCACAAAATGTGTAGCCTGTGAAAATGTGAAGCCAGGCACCAAAGCAGAGCTCAAAG GTTTTGGTACTGCTGCTGTGTCTACAAATGCTGCAATGCCATCATTTACATTCGGTCTCCCATCATCGTCCTCTGAATCTTCTCAAACATTAGGTAGCACAGGAAGTTTTAAATTTGGAGAACAAAGTAGCTTTAAATTCGGCATTGCATCCGAATCTGCGTCGTCCAACACTGTGACTGGAGGATTTAAGTTTCCTACTGGTTCAGGGAACTTCAAGTTTGGAGTTTCTTCCTCAGACTCTAAATCAGAAGACAGtaagaaagaaagtaaaagtaacatttttacCTTTGGACTTCCATCTACAAGCAGTCAGGCTCCTTCAACATTTCAGTTCGGAACAACGAGTctggggcagcaggaaaagaaagaggaaccACCAGTTTTGGGAGGTTTTGGTTTCGCTGCAACTTCTACTTCTTCCATAGCTACTAATGAGAATAAAACTGGAGTCAGTGGCTTCACTTTTGGAACTATGGCAGAAAAGGACGTAGCATCACCTGCTTTGCCATTTAAGAAGTCAGATGAGAAGAAGGATGAAACTGTTTCAACGAAGGGAAGCTTCTCTTTCGGCAGTGTGGAGTCTGCACCTGCTTCACAGTTTGTTTTGGGAAGGGCAGAAGAGAAACAGGACTCTGTCACTTCTGCTGGTCCGTTagcatttggaaagaaagcTGACAATGAAGAGTTAAAGGCACAGCCTATCTTTTCATCTGGGACAGCTGAGCATACCAAAGAGGAGAGCACAGCAAAACCTGTATTCAATTTTAGTTTTGGTAAACCATCGGAAAAGGAAAGTGAGCAGGCAAAGGCACCTTTTGCATTTGGGGCACAAACCAGTACTTGCG aTCAAGGAGCATCCTTCAGCTTCTTGAACTCCagttcctccagcacagctgcacccACTACTTcagccaacagcagcagcatgttTGGCAGCACCCTCTCCTCCTCAAACCCTCAGCCAGTTCCCGCTCCCTTTGTGTTTGGACAACCCAGCAACACTGTGACCAGCTCTGTTTTTGGCAATCCTGCAGAATCTGCAACATCTCAGTCATTTGGGTTCTctcaagaaaacaaaccagcaacCACATCTTCCAGCACTGGCTCGACTCTTACTCCATTTCTCTTTGGTTCAGGAGAGAGCAGTACCAATGCAGCAAATTCAGGATTTACTTTTGGAGCAACAACTACTTCAAGTTCAACAG GGTCATCGTCTTCGTTTCTGTTTGGCTCTGGGCCTCCAGCGCCGGCTGCTGGCCCAGCCTTTGGCGCCGGTCAGCCACCAGCATTTGGCCCAAGCCCAGGCTCCAGCCAGCCAAGTGCTCCAAGTTTTGGATCGCTGTCGACAACGTTGTTTTCTGCTGGCTCTCACCCTGCTCCTTCTGCCTTTGGCTCGGTGACGAGCAGCACTCAGCCCTCTGTGTTCGGACAGCAGGCAACCCAacagccagcttttggctctGGTAcccccagtgctg GTTCTGTATTCCATTTTGGAAGTACTACTACTAATTTCAACTTTCCAAATAACCCAGGAGTATTCACTTTTGGTGCAAAtcctcctgcaccagcagctcctgcaccgCCTTCTGGCACTCCAGGATTTTCGTTCAACCAGCCTGCAGCATTTACCGTGGG gactaatgggaaaaatgttttctctgcctctggatcTTCAGTTCCTGGTCGGAGGATAAAGACTGCAGTTAGACGTAGAAAGTAA
- the NUP153 gene encoding nuclear pore complex protein Nup153 isoform X2 — MASGGSGGGGGGKIRTRRHHLGAAKPPYARGKQQLGLISRVTESVKNIVPGWLQKYFNKREDKCVDTNESANEEENPVNYHHDYANEDALVIDGRITPESARINLEEPSTSRSALNFSDVLTRPSLHRSHLNCTVLDSTVPHCQPSTSSSLGIGSPGLSLVKEIKDSTSQHDDDNISTTSGFSSRASDKDITVSKNTSAPLLWSPEAERSHSVSQHPASSSKKPAFNLSAFGSPSPSLGNTSVFKTRQLGDSPFYPGKTSYGGAAAAARQTKVQISAYQPPIKRQMKAKQANVQSYGVTSSTARRILQTLEKMSSPLADAKRIPSSVSSPLSSPVDRSVLNVTSFQSRQNQMDSQHPPVQKLVTPKPISLTGSQITYFKPSLKSATSSRKIHQRADTDHQDMIEESFPAEQPVKSSESNLSYPKPNIPASNGLSSGGRMDSACGKMRKERERYCASRPGQKQQLEMEQELPEVPLPISSASLPTFNFSFPATSAVSSSPSTVSKAVVNKVQPASNVGSPTFVFSSPIVKSTEVEVLPPLSIKFTFSVPVVKSSELSGSTDTPVTSILSPGSATVNSTSNKKEEEEEYDGFCKPAKFLKQGSVLDILKSPGFMSGKLPSCSSAQPVTSTVVYTRPAISSFSAGKDTSKQASSFWQSDTHDPCLQNKTTDGKCVTCEAAKVSTVESTKQTISVSPCVSSKTTVPTAATLGFEDKFKPAPNTWDCDTCLVQNKPEATKCVACETPKPGTGVMPALTMPVVMDNAVTVTSTSSSTATTVTLGFGDKFKQPKGSWNCSVCLEQNTAEYSKCVACESEKPGSSVPVTSSSVSAFSASSGGFLDLDKFKKPEGSWECEVCLVQNEAEATKCVACENVKPGTKAELKGFGTAAVSTNAAMPSFTFGLPSSSSESSQTLGSTGSFKFGEQSSFKFGIASESASSNTVTGGFKFPTGSGNFKFGVSSSDSKSEDSKKESKSNIFTFGLPSTSSQAPSTFQFGTTSLGQQEKKEEPPVLGGFGFAATSTSSIATNENKTGVSGFTFGTMAEKDVASPALPFKKSDEKKDETVSTKGSFSFGSVESAPASQFVLGRAEEKQDSVTSAGPLAFGKKADNEELKAQPIFSSGTAEHTKEESTAKPVFNFSFGKPSEKESEQAKAPFAFGAQTSTCDQGASFSFLNSSSSSTAAPTTSANSSSMFGSTLSSSNPQPVPAPFVFGQPSNTVTSSVFGNPAESATSQSFGFSQENKPATTSSSTGSTLTPFLFGSGESSTNAANSGFTFGATTTSSSTGSSSSFLFGSGPPAPAAGPAFGAGQPPAFGPSPGSSQPSAPSFGSLSTTLFSAGSHPAPSAFGSVTSSTQPSVFGQQATQQPAFGSGTPSAGSVFHFGSTTTNFNFPNNPGVFTFGANPPAPAAPAPPSGTPGFSFNQPAAFTVGTNGKNVFSASGSSVPGRRIKTAVRRRK, encoded by the exons ctggGGCTCATTAGCAGAGTGACCGAATCAGTGAAAAACATCGTGCCGGGATGGTTGCAGAAGTATTTCAATAAAAGGGAAGATAAATGTGTAGATACGAATGAATCGGCAAACGAGGAAGAGAATCCAGTAAATTATCACCATGATTATGCAAATGAAGATGCCTTGGTAATTGATGGGAGAATCACGCCTGAATCAGCAAGAATTAATTTAGAAG AACCATCCACAAGCAGGTCTGCACTGAACTTCTCAGATGTGTTAACAAGGCCCTCTCTTCACCGGAGCCATTTGAACTGCACTGTGTTGGATTCCACAGTCCCACACTGTCAGCCCTCCACATCATCTTCACTTGGCATCGGCAGTCCTGGGCTGTCCCTcgtaaaggaaataaaagattcTACCTCTCAGCATGATGACGATAACATCTCAACAACCAGTGGCTTCTCCTCTAGAGCATCTGATAAAG ATATCACAGtttcaaaaaatacttcagCACCACTGCTCTGGTCCCCAGAGGCTGAAAGATCTCATTCCGTCTCACAGCATCCTGCATCTAGCTCTAAAAAACCTGCATTCAATTTATCTGCTTTTGGATCTCCCTCTCCT TCACTTGGAAACACTTCTGTCTTTAAGACAAGACAGCTTGGGGATTCTCCGTTTTACCCTGGAAAGACTTCTTATGgtggtgcagctgcagcagcaaggcagacaAAAGTGCAGATTTCTGCTTACCAG CCACCGATAAAAAGACAGATGAAAGCTAAACAAGCAAATGTGCAATCCTATGGTGTGACAAGTTCCACAGCGCGGCGCATCTTGCAGACATTGGAGAAGATGTCAAGCCCTTTGGCG GATGCTAAAAGGATTCCATCTTCTGTTTCTAGTCCACTGTCTTCT CCTGTGGACAGGAGTGTGCTGAATGTGACTAGCTTCCAATCCAGACAAAACCAG ATGGATTCTCAACATCCACCTGTCCAGAAACTTGTGACACCAAAGCCAATCTCCCTGACAGGGAGTCAAATCACATATTTTAAACCATCTCTGAAATCAGCTACTAGTTCCAGAAAAATTCACCAAAGGGCAGATACAGACCATCAA GACATGATAGAGGAGAGTTTTCCTGCAGAACAGCCTGTAAAATCATCTGAAAG CAATTTGAGCTACCCCAAACCCAATATTCCTGCATCCAACGGTTTGTCTTCAGGAGGAAGAATGGATAGTGCCTGTGGCaagatgagaaaggaaagagagcgATACTGTGCATCAAGACCTGGACAAAAACAACAACTG GAGATGGAGCAAGAACTACCTGAAGTACCGCTGCCCATCAGTAGTGCATCGCTGCCAACGTTCAACTTCAGTTTCCCTGCCACTAGTGCTGTCTCCTCATCACCCAGCACTGTTTCAAAAGCAGTGGTGAACAAG GTACAACCAGCAAGTAATGTTGGGAGTCCTACGTTTGTATTTTCATCTCCAATTGTGAAATCTACTGAGGTGGAAGTGCTACCTCCATTGTCT ATTAAGTTTACATTCAGTGTTCCTGTCGTTAAGTCATCAGAGCTTTCTGGATCCACTGATACACCAGTGACATCCATTCTTAGTCCAG gtaGTGCCACTGTAAACAGCACCAGCAataagaaggaagaggaagaagaatatGATGGGTTCTGCAAACCTGCTAAGTTCTTAAAGCAAGGAAGTGTGTTAGACATTCTAAAAAGCCCTG GCTTTATGTCTGGGAAATTGCCCTCCTGTTCATCTGCACAGCCTGTTACAAGCACAGTGGTCTATACGAGGCCTGCAATAAGTAGTTTTTCTGCAGGTAAAGACACCTCTAAACAAGCATCCTCGTTTTGGCAGTCTGACACACACGACCCATGCCTGCAGAACAAAACCACCGATGGCAAATGTGTAACGTGTGAAGCTGCTAAAGTTTCCACTGTTGAGAGTACAAAGCAGACGATAAGTGTGAGTCCGTGTGTCTCCTCCAAGACAACAGTCCCTACAGCAGCGACACTGGGCTTTGAAGACAAATTTAAACCGGCACCCAACACGTGGGATTGTGATACCTGTCTGGTCCAGAACAAACCTGAAGCTACAAAATGTGTAGCATGTGAGACACCAAAGCCTGGAACAGGAGTGATGCCTGCTCTGACAATGCCAGTGGTCATGGACAACGCAGTGACAGTGACatccacctccagcagcactgccacaaCAGTCACTCTGGGGTTTGGAGACAAATTTAAACAGCCGAAAGGCTCTTGGAACTGTTCAGTGTGCCTTGAACAAAACACGGCAGAATACAGCAAATGTGTAGCTTGTGAGTCTGAGAAACCAG GGAGTTCAGTGCCTGTGACCAGTAGCAgtgtttctgcattttctgcttcttctggaGGTTTTCTGGATTTAGACAAATTCAAGAAGCCTGAAGGAAGTTGGGAATGTGAGGTCTGCTTGGTCCAAAATGAAGCAGAAGCCACAAAATGTGTAGCCTGTGAAAATGTGAAGCCAGGCACCAAAGCAGAGCTCAAAG GTTTTGGTACTGCTGCTGTGTCTACAAATGCTGCAATGCCATCATTTACATTCGGTCTCCCATCATCGTCCTCTGAATCTTCTCAAACATTAGGTAGCACAGGAAGTTTTAAATTTGGAGAACAAAGTAGCTTTAAATTCGGCATTGCATCCGAATCTGCGTCGTCCAACACTGTGACTGGAGGATTTAAGTTTCCTACTGGTTCAGGGAACTTCAAGTTTGGAGTTTCTTCCTCAGACTCTAAATCAGAAGACAGtaagaaagaaagtaaaagtaacatttttacCTTTGGACTTCCATCTACAAGCAGTCAGGCTCCTTCAACATTTCAGTTCGGAACAACGAGTctggggcagcaggaaaagaaagaggaaccACCAGTTTTGGGAGGTTTTGGTTTCGCTGCAACTTCTACTTCTTCCATAGCTACTAATGAGAATAAAACTGGAGTCAGTGGCTTCACTTTTGGAACTATGGCAGAAAAGGACGTAGCATCACCTGCTTTGCCATTTAAGAAGTCAGATGAGAAGAAGGATGAAACTGTTTCAACGAAGGGAAGCTTCTCTTTCGGCAGTGTGGAGTCTGCACCTGCTTCACAGTTTGTTTTGGGAAGGGCAGAAGAGAAACAGGACTCTGTCACTTCTGCTGGTCCGTTagcatttggaaagaaagcTGACAATGAAGAGTTAAAGGCACAGCCTATCTTTTCATCTGGGACAGCTGAGCATACCAAAGAGGAGAGCACAGCAAAACCTGTATTCAATTTTAGTTTTGGTAAACCATCGGAAAAGGAAAGTGAGCAGGCAAAGGCACCTTTTGCATTTGGGGCACAAACCAGTACTTGCG aTCAAGGAGCATCCTTCAGCTTCTTGAACTCCagttcctccagcacagctgcacccACTACTTcagccaacagcagcagcatgttTGGCAGCACCCTCTCCTCCTCAAACCCTCAGCCAGTTCCCGCTCCCTTTGTGTTTGGACAACCCAGCAACACTGTGACCAGCTCTGTTTTTGGCAATCCTGCAGAATCTGCAACATCTCAGTCATTTGGGTTCTctcaagaaaacaaaccagcaacCACATCTTCCAGCACTGGCTCGACTCTTACTCCATTTCTCTTTGGTTCAGGAGAGAGCAGTACCAATGCAGCAAATTCAGGATTTACTTTTGGAGCAACAACTACTTCAAGTTCAACAG GGTCATCGTCTTCGTTTCTGTTTGGCTCTGGGCCTCCAGCGCCGGCTGCTGGCCCAGCCTTTGGCGCCGGTCAGCCACCAGCATTTGGCCCAAGCCCAGGCTCCAGCCAGCCAAGTGCTCCAAGTTTTGGATCGCTGTCGACAACGTTGTTTTCTGCTGGCTCTCACCCTGCTCCTTCTGCCTTTGGCTCGGTGACGAGCAGCACTCAGCCCTCTGTGTTCGGACAGCAGGCAACCCAacagccagcttttggctctGGTAcccccagtgctg GTTCTGTATTCCATTTTGGAAGTACTACTACTAATTTCAACTTTCCAAATAACCCAGGAGTATTCACTTTTGGTGCAAAtcctcctgcaccagcagctcctgcaccgCCTTCTGGCACTCCAGGATTTTCGTTCAACCAGCCTGCAGCATTTACCGTGGG gactaatgggaaaaatgttttctctgcctctggatcTTCAGTTCCTGGTCGGAGGATAAAGACTGCAGTTAGACGTAGAAAGTAA